The segment CCGCGCCGCGGCCCGCCCTCCGCGAATCCCATCGACGGTGAAGATGACCAGCGCGACCCAGACCAGCCCGAACCCGGCCAGCCGCGCCGCCGGCATCGGCTCGTGATAGATCAGCACCCCACACGCCAGCTGCAGAATCGGCGCCACGTACTGAAGGATGCCCAGCCCGACCAGCGGCACCCGGTTCGCCGCGCTCGCGAAAAGCAGCAGCGGAACCGCGGTCGCCACTCCGGAGAACAGCATGAGCGCCGTGTGCATCCCCGACACATGGCCGAACTCCGCCCCGCCGGACAGGTTCAGCCAGGTCAGATAGCCCAGCGCGGGCACGGCCAGCACCGCGGACTCGACGAACAGCCCTTCCGCCGGCGGCAACGACATGCGTTTCTTGACCAGCCCGTAGCACCCGAACGAGGCGGCCAGCGTCAACGCAATGTAGGGCAGCCGCCCGTAGTCGATGGCGAGAATGGCGACGGCGAGCGTACCGACCCCGACCGCCACCCATTGCCAGGCCCGCAGCCGCTCCCGCAGCACGAACACACCGAGCAGCACCACGACGAGCGGAGTGATGAAATACCCCAGCGCCGTCTCCACCACCCGGTCCGAGTTGACGCCGTAGATATAGGTGCCCCAGTTGATCCCGATCAGCAGGGCGACCACGACGACCCCGCCGAGCAGGCGCGGCGTGCGCAGAATCCGTCGGAGGAACCGCCAGTTACGCATAACGGTCAGCAGCAGCGCGACGAACACCACCGACCAGAGCACTCGATGCGACAGGATCTCCAGCGCCGGCGAGGGCTGGAGCAGTTTGAAGT is part of the Actinoplanes sp. NBC_00393 genome and harbors:
- the rarD gene encoding EamA family transporter RarD, with product MSDERRGYVYGFTAYAIWGFFPIYFKLLQPSPALEILSHRVLWSVVFVALLLTVMRNWRFLRRILRTPRLLGGVVVVALLIGINWGTYIYGVNSDRVVETALGYFITPLVVVLLGVFVLRERLRAWQWVAVGVGTLAVAILAIDYGRLPYIALTLAASFGCYGLVKKRMSLPPAEGLFVESAVLAVPALGYLTWLNLSGGAEFGHVSGMHTALMLFSGVATAVPLLLFASAANRVPLVGLGILQYVAPILQLACGVLIYHEPMPAARLAGFGLVWVALVIFTVDGIRGGRAAARVRAAAEAAAATAGQTAAALPSR